ATTATATATTGTTAAATCATTTTATATTTAATAAATAAATAAAATATAAGCAATTAAATTAAAATATATGAAAAAATAAAAGTTTAAATGAAATATTCTTAATCTGATATTCCTTTTTGTATTAAACTTATTGCAAATCCGCCACCTTCTTTGAGCTGTATGGTTTTTGTCATTCCTTTATTAATCTCAGCTGATTTTATTGAAATGGCAGTAGGGTTATTTTTATAATGTGCACTTTCAGCATCTTGATAAAATGTCGCTTTGTAAGTTTTCCCGTCTTCTAAAAAATCAAAATTAATAGTGATTTCTCTGGCATTTTCATCGGTAATTCCGCCAACAAACCAATTGCCTGTTTCACGTTCTTGACGTGCAATGGTGACATAATCACCGACTTCGCCATTTAGGGTTATGCTTTGTTCCCAATCAACGCCAACATCTCTTATGAATTGAAAAGCAGGTTGATTTTTATAATTTTCAGGCAGATCAGCGACCATTTGAATCGGGCTGTAAATGACAACATATAGTGCCAATTGCTGAGCCAATGTAGTATTGATTTGATTGTCTGGTTTTGTAGGCAATTTGATATCAAAAATACCTGGTGTAAAATCAATAGGACCAGCCAACATTCTGGTAAAGGCTACAATAGGCAAATGTTCTGGTGGATTACCGCCATCTGAAGCCCAAGCGTTAAATTCTTGACCACGAAGTCCTTCCCGAGAAACCGCATTGGGGTAAGTTCTTCTGATGCCAGTAGCTTTGATAGGTTCGTGAGCATTGATAGCCACTTTGTATTTGGTCGCGGTTTCTACAACTTTTCGATAATGATTAACCATCCATTGACCGTGGTGATATTCGCCTTTGGGAATAATTTTTCCAACATAACCTGTTTTGACGGTATGCATTCCCATATCATTCATCAACTGAAATGCCTTGTCTAATTGTTTTTCATAAGTTCTTGGTCTTGCGGAAGTTTCGTGATGCATGATGAGTTCTACACCTTTACTTTTGGCATAATCTGAAAGCTCTTGGATGTCATAATCAGGATATGGAGTTACAAAATCAAAAACCCCTTCACGGTCTTGAAAGCCAATCCAGCGTTCCCAGCCAGTATTCCAACCTTCAATTAGAACGCCTTTGATGTTGTTTTTTGCGACAAAATCGATATAGCGTTTGGTGTTTTCTGTGGTTGCACCGTGTTTGCCGTGAGCTTGTCCAGTATCAACCCATTGTCCGTTTTTGTTCATCGTCATTCCATAATCCCAAGTAGCTTTGCCAACGTGCATTTCCCACCAAATACCGACGTATTTTTGAGGTGTAAACCAGTTGACATCGCCAAGTTTGTTTGGTTCATTGAGATTGACAATCAAGCGTGAGTCTATTAAGTCTTTAGCTTCATCAGCAATTTGAATTGTTCGCCAAGGCGTTTGTATCGGTAAGTTTCTGTAAACTTTATAGTTGGTTCGGTCTGAACCAACAAGTTCGCTTGTCAATTTATAAGTTGTAGTGTCAACTTTTAGGGTCATTCCTGCGTAATCAGTTAAATTAGCTTCGTGAAAACTCAGGTGAGTGCCATCTTCCATACGCATTGTTACAGGAGTATTGACCGCGTTTTCTGGAATATGAGTTTGAGCTAAATTGTCATCATTGGCATAAGATTTAGCGTTAATTTCAGATAGTTTTGATGTGCTGTAAAGATGTTCATAGATGTCCCAATCACCTGGAATCCACCAAGCAGTATGATTGCCTGTGAGTTGAAATTCTGTGTTTTCATCTTTTATGATAAGGCTTTTTAATCCGTCTTGTTGAGGAATTTCATAGCGAAAAGCAATACCATCATCATAGGCTCTAAAGTATAAGTTGAGTTTTTGTTTAGAAGAATTTTCTATTTCAACTTTGAGTTGGTTGTAATGATTTTTGACCAGTCGTTGTTCGCCCCAAGGCATTTCCCATTCTTCATCAACGGTATTTTCAACCGTATTTTTAATAGAAAAAGGCTCTGTAAACACGTTTTTATTTTTAAAATCAAAACCTAAATTAGATTTGTCAATAATAAGTTTGTCGTTGTGTTTTACCCAATATTGAGGAAGTCCATTTTCAGTTAAATCAAAAAAGATTGTATTAGTTTTAGCAGGTGATTTGAGGTTAATAATTTTTGGGTTGTTATTATTTTGACAAGATATCAAACTCATAACAAATAAGATACAAAAAAAACTTTTGACGGAATGCATAGAATAAATTTTAGTAGTGCAATATACTCAAAACAGTTCTGATTTAATTTTTTTTGAACAGTTTTTTTAGTCTTATTAGACAGTTTTTTTTAGTCTTATTAGCCTTATTTATGCTGTCTAATTCCACTAAAACTGAGGATGAAAACCCCGACAAAAATATGTTTTCATTGGCTATTATCCTTTAATGCATAATTTGGGTTTAATAAAACTTCAAATTATGTCTCAGGGTAAAATACACAATATTTCTGCTATAGAAGTCATCGCCTGTTGACTTTTGTTGAAACCAATTCATATAGCCTGTTTCGATTTGAAATTTGTCATTTATTTTATAATTTAAACCAGCAGAAAGTCGGTTTTGATCAAATACATTACGCACGATCTTGTCTCCAATATTGATATGTATTTCTTCTAAAAGATTAGCGGTAAATTTTTCATTGATGTTGTAAGCCAAGCCTAAACGCATTCTAAGTCTGTAGTTCGTAAAGTTGTAAGAGCTATCATCGGGCGGTTTTTTGTATCGCCATTCCAACTTCAAACGACTTAGAAAGCTAAATTTACTGTCAAGTTTATGCCTGTAATTCACAGCGACTTGTGGTCTTAGTTCTTGTTGACTTTCTGTGAAATCGGCATTAGGATTTTGTGGTAAGGTCAATTCAAAATACATCATTGCGACGGTAAATGAAACATTATCACTCAGCTTGTAATTAGCTCCAATACTCGGTAAAAAATGATGTTGCCTAAATGGAAACATATACATACGTTCTTCAACATCAAAAAAAGGCGTCCATTTTTCACTCACATGAAAATTCAATAAATACCGTGTCCACAATAAGTTTTGTGTTTCTACATTTTTTTGTTGTGCCGAAAGTTTAAAACTGAATAATACGAAAAATAAGCAAACTCCAATTGGTTTAAGCATAGCTTAAAATTTAGAACCACAAAATTAAGGTTTTATGGCAGAAGTAGTGGATTGATTCCTTGCAGATGTGTTTCAAAATATGACATTAGGCAGTTTTTATCTAAAAATGCTTTGCCTTGAATATCAATATCAACAAATAAATTATTAGGATTTAATTTTAAATAAGCCTTGAGATAATCTTTTGACAAAGGCTTATAAGAATAGTGCCAAGGTTCGTATTTAAAACCTGTGCGATGATAATTATTGGTGTAAACTAAATAAAACCCAAATTTGTGGGCATGAGTTTGCATCCATTCGTGAAGTTTACAATAAACGCCGTTGCCGTGATAATTTTGGTCTAAAAGTAAATCGCCATTTGGTTTTTCAACATTGGCATCAACAATATCTATATCGGTTCCCCAATGATGGCGAGACGTGCCTGGAATAGTGGAGTAGGTGATGATTTGTTTTATAATGTCTTTGTCAGATAAATTTTGCTTTTGATATTGTTTGTATTTTTTATTCCAGATTTGTAATTGCCGATTAAAACTTCTAAAACCAGAAGCAATTTGTATGTCAATACCTTCTTTTAATGCTGCTTCGTGCATTTCAACAAATGGCTGATATGCTGTTTTGTGCATAATTTTTGAGGTGTTGAGGTAAGGATTATGTTTTCCTGTTAAAAAAGCTTGACTTGGATTTTTAATTAAATCTTGAATAGGCAAAACACTCCACCCAAAACCTGCTAAAACATTGAGTTTTATAAAATCAATCCTACGCATCAACGAGTGCTTTATACATTAAAATATGTGGACCTACATCAGGAATTTCAAAGGTTTTGCCTATTGTTTTATAGCCGTTTTTGCTGTAAAAAGGTTTAGCTTTTATTCTAACGTTACACCAGATGGTTTTTATTCCTTTTGAACCTAAAAATTGTTCAGAATGTTTTAAAAGATGTTTACCAATCTCTTTGTTTTGATGATTTTCTAAAACGGCCATTCCGCGAAGTTGGTAGCTCTGATCATCTTCAATTTTAGTATTTGACTTTAACATCAAACTTACACAGCCTGCAATTTCATCATTGAAGTAAGTTGCAAAATGAAAAGTATCAGATAAATTATCACCTTGAAAATGACAAGTAGATAAGGGTTTGCCTTTTCTTAACACTTGATGTCTAATCGGTATAATAGATTGGACATCCACCTGATAAATTTCAGTATTCAAAACTTACTTCATCACTTGGTCAACAATACCGTAATCTAAAGATTCTTGTGCATCCATCCAATAATCTCTGCTGAAATCTTTCATCACTTTGTCAAAGGATTGACCGCAATTTTCAGCGAGAATTTTTGCACTGAGTTCTTTGGTTTTCAAAATTTCTTTGGCTTGAATCTCAATATTTGAAGCTTGACCTTGAGCACCGCCGAGCGGTTGGTGAATCATCACTTTGGCGTGAGGCTGAATGTAGCGATGTCCTTTTTCGCCAACAGACAATAAAATAGAACCCATAGAAGTCGCTAAGCCTGAACAAATGGTATGGACTGGGCTTTTTAAGCTTTTTATAGTATCGTAAATAGCAAACCCATCGGTTACGAAGCCACCTGGGCTATTGATGAAAAGTTGAATAGGGTCGTGACTTTCTAAGTCTAAATACATCAAACGATCAATGATGTATTTGGCACTTTTGCCATCAACTTGCCCGTTGAGAAACACTTTACGCGTTTCTAAAAATTTCATATCGATTAGGTCTTGAACCTTTGCCGTTTTCTTCGTCATATTTTCTTTTTTTAAAACCGCTAAATTAACATTTATCCCTAAAATAGAATAGCGTTTAAGGGAGTTTTAACCCAAATTATGCGTTGGTGCATAATCCTTAATATAACCCTGACAAAAATGCTATTGATTGAGCATTTTTCGTCATTATTTAATAGGAAATTTCCTATTAAATAATTCGGGTTTAATGTTATTTTTTGTAGGCAATAGCTTTTATTTCGATGAGCAAGTGCGGATGAGGTAATTGATGCACAGCAACTGTAGTTCTTGTTGGGCCATTTTCATAATCAAAGAATTGAGCATAAACTTCGTTGTAGCCTTTAAAGTCGTTCATATTAACTAAAAACGACGTGATATCAACCACATCTTTTAAGCTGGCACCTTCTTCTTGTAAAATGTCATCAATGTTTTGGAGCACGGCACGGGTTTGTTTTTTGATGTCTAAATTGGTGGTTCCCATCTCGTCAACTTCTACGCCTTCAAAGGTGTTATCTGGTCTTCTTGAGCTTGTGCCAGAGACGTAAATAAAATCACCAACCCGTTTGACGTGTGGGAATTTTCCTCGTGGTTTAGCCTTGCCTTTAATTACTTTACCAATCATAATTTTGATATTTTACTGTTGTTTCTTTTCCCATTGCCAAGCATCTTTGAGGGCGTCAGCCATACTGCGTTTGGCTTTCCAGCCTAATTCTTTTTCTACTTTATCGGTATCAGCATAAGCTGTGGTAACATCTCCAGGTCTTCGATTAGCTATTTTGTAGTTGAGTTTTAGGTTATTGACTTTTTCAAAGGTTTTGATAACATCTAAAACAGAATTTCCTTTACCTGTGCCAACGTTAAAGACATCATAACTTTTAGCATGATTTTGGTCTAACAGTTTTTCTAAAGCAATTACGTGAATTTCAGCTAAATCCATAACATGAATATAATCGCGGATACACGTGCCATCTTCAGTAGGATAATCATTGCCAAAGACTGATAAAACTTCTCTTTTTCCAGCTGCGGTTTGTGTGACGAAAGGTACTAAATTTTGTGGAACACCAATGGGTAATTCACCGATTAATGCAGTTGGATGTGCACCAATAGGATTAAAATACCGCAAAGAAATGGCTTGTAAATCAGCACCGCTGTTGATGTAATCTAGAATGATTTCTTCGCCGATTTGTTTGGTATTGCCGTAAGGCGAATTGGCTTTTTGAACTGGTGCATTTTCGGTAATAGGAAGTGTTTTGGCTTGGTCATAAACGGTACACGATGAGCTGAAAATGAATTTAGGTTGATTTATTTTACAGCTTTCTTTGAGTAAGTAAACTAAAGCCGCAACGTTATTTTCATAATAATCTAAAGGTTTTTCAACACTTTCACCTACTGCTTTGAATGCGGCAAAATGTATGATGCCTTTGATGTCAGGTCGCTCATTAAAAAACTGGCTTAAATCTGATTTGTTTCTGATGTCAATTTGATAAAAATCAGGGTTTTTTCCAGTAATTCTAGTAATGCCTTCTAAAACATCGAGGCTTGTGTTTGATAGATTATCAATGATAACAACTTCGTAGTTTTTTTCTAATAAGGCAACAACAGTATGTGAAGCAATAAAACCTAATCCGCCAGTAACTAATATTTTCATGTTTTGAATTTTAAAAATACAAATTAAGAGTTTTTCTATGAAATTTAAGTGTCTTAAATGTAAAATATCAAATCAATTGATATCTTTGGCTATAAAACAAAGTTATGTCATTAACACCTTCAAATATAGTAGAATTAGGTACAAAAGCACCTGGCTTTAGTTTGCTGAATGTAAAAAATAATCAGATTGTAAGCTTGTCTGAAATTAGAGGGAAACACGGCACAGTTGTTATGTTTCTTTGTAATCATTGTCCGTATGTGAAACACGTTAATGAAGAGTTGGTGAGATTGGCTAACGATTATAAAGTTACAGGATTTGGTTTTGTAGCTATTTCAAGTAATGATGTTGAAAAATACCCTGAAGATCATCCTGATAAAATGGCAGAATTAGCCGAAACAGAAAAATATCCTTTTCCTTATTTATATGACGAAACTCAAGAAGTTGCCAAGGCTTATAATGCTGCTTGTACGCCAGATTTTTATGTGTTTGATGAAAATTTAGAGCTGTTCTACCATGGACAATTAGACGACTCTCGACCAAAAAATGGTTTCCCCCTGACAGGAAGAAGTCTAAGAGAAGCTTTAGATGCATTGCTCAACAACAGAGAAGCTCCAAAAGTTCAAAAACCGAGTATGGGTTGTAATATTAAGTGGAAATTGGATAATTATGAAAATTAAGCTTCCAATTTTTTAAAATCAATCTATTTTAGTTGGATACCATATTTTTTTAAAGCCAATTCTAATAATCATTTATGGGTTTTAAACATCAACTTTTTAAACACATCAAAACCTTTTCAAAATTAACTATTTGGCAGAAATCTAGATTAGTTTGGTCTATTTTTTTACCAGTTCAACTTTTTTTAATTTATAGTATTAAACCATATCCTGAAGCCATCGAAATGTATTATTCGAATGGAATTTATATTTCAATTTCTACTTTTTTTCAACATCTGTTTAGTCATCTTCCCTTTTCTTTTGGTGATATTTTTTATATTATCTTAATTGCTTTTATAATAAAATATCTTGTGGGCGTTTTTAAAAGAAAATTCAAGCTCAAAAAATCTGATTTTTATAAAATTGTCTCGTTTATTTCTATCATTTATTTTTGGTTTCATATCTCTTGGGGTTTAAATTATTACCGCTTGCCACTTCATAAACAGTTAGGGGTTAAAAGTGATTACAACACTGAAGAGCTTATTAGTTTTACTGAAAAATTGCTGGTAAAAGCTAACGCTATTCATCACAAACTCGTTGCAAATGATACTCTACCAGTGCATTTTGAACAATCAGAAAATGAATATGAGAAAATGGCGTTTGAAAATTTTAAACGAACACAATTTCAAGATCAATATGTGGAAGTCCGAAGCATAAAACCATCATTGCTCAGTTTGCCTTTAAGTTATATGGGTTTTGGCGGTTACCTCAATCCTTTTACGCACGAAGCACAATATAATGATAGAGTTCCGAAATATAAATTTCCTACTTTGATTGCTCACGAAATGGGACATCAATTGGGTTATGCCAAAGAAAACGAGTACAATTTTGTGTCCTGTTATGTGAATATGCATAGCACAAATGAAAAAATTCGTTACGCTGGTTTTACTTATGCATTAAAGTTTTGCCTAAACGAAGTATATTGGCGTTCACCCGAAGATTTTGAACGTTTGAAAGCCGAAGTTAATCCAGGTATTTTAAAAAATTATAAAGAGACTCAAATCTTTTGGGAAAGCTTTAAAAATCCTTTAGAGCCGGTTTTTAAAAATGTGTATGGTAATTTCTTAAAAGTTAATAACCAACCCCAAGGCATTCAAAGTTATAATTATGTTGTAGCTTTATTGGTCAACTATTTTTCAAAAAATTCTTTACCTTAGTCCATCAAAATGATGGTTTATTAGATATTTAAGCTATTTATCTGAAAACGAATTGATAGTGTAAGAAATAAAAAATTATAAAAGAAAGATGATTAAGAAAATTCATTTACTTAGATTATATCCTATAGTTTGATGCTAAAAATGTTTTAGATTTGTGATTTATATAATATAGATAGACATTATTTTTTATGAATAATCAACCATATATTCACCGTTTGCGATTTTTTTTAGAACGCCGAGGATTTTACGTCAGTTCTCGTTTAGCAGACCGTTTAGGGATGAAAGCTAAATCGGTAAGACTGTTTTTTATTTATGCTTCATTTGCCACCTTTGGTTTTGGATTTGTGCTATATTTGACCTTGGCTTTTTGGCTCAAACTAAAAGACTTGGTTTACACCAAACGCAGTTCAGTTTTTGATTTGTAATAAAAATATTTTAAGCTATCCGATTTATGAAATCATTGAGATTTAAAATCATACTGGCTATGGCATTGATGATCATCATCTTGCTTGCTGGAGTTATTGGTTTTAAGAATGTTATGGATTTGTCTTGGATAGATGCTTTCTATATGACAGCCATCACCATAACGACGGTTGGATATAGAGAAGTAGTTTTGCCAAACGATGATGCTAAGGTTTTTATTATCATTTTGATATTGTCAAGCGTTATCATTTTAGGTTTTGTCGTATCTGTAGCCACAGAGTATTTTATTTCTTTCAGCTCTTTGAGCGATTTGCAACTCAAAAGAAAACTCAAAAAAATTAAAAAAATGGAAAATCATACAATTGTTTGTGGTTTTGGGCGAAACGGTCAGCAAGCCGCTCAAAAACTTATGGAATACCAAGATGCATTTTTAGTTATTGATAAAAATTTAGACTTATTAGAGCAAAGTGGTTTAAAATCAGAGCAATTTTTGGTTGGTAATGCCAATGAAGATGAAGTTTTAATATCAGCTGGAATAGAAAAGGCTGCTAATCTTATTACCGCTCTGCCCAACGATGCTGAAAATCTTTTTATTGTTTTAAGTGCTCGACAGCTAAATAAAGATTTAAGAATTATTTCTAGAGCAAGTGAAGAAACCAGTTACAGAAAACTTAAACTCGCTGGTGCAGACAATGTTATATTGCCTGATAAAATCGGAGGGCAACATATGGCATCACTTATTGTTAGTCCAGATTTATTAGAATTTTGGGATAATTTAAGTTACGGCGATAGCAAAAGTGTAAACCTTGAGCAAGTATCATATGAACAATTGTTTAGCCATGGGAAAAGTTGCACAATTCTAGAATTAGACCTCAGACAACGCACAGGATGTACCATCATAGGTTTTAAATCTTCTGATGGCGAATATATTGTCAATCCAAATCCAAATATCAAACTTACACCAAATTCTAAAATCATAGTCATTGGCAATGCAAGCCAAATAAAAAGACTTCAAGAGATTTATTCTATTTAAGAAACGCAATAAATTAAAAATTTATTTTTTGTTAGATTTATTTTTTTAGATATTGCGAGAAGTTTAAATTA
This genomic window from Flavobacterium sp. CS20 contains:
- a CDS encoding glycoside hydrolase family 97 protein, whose amino-acid sequence is MSLISCQNNNNPKIINLKSPAKTNTIFFDLTENGLPQYWVKHNDKLIIDKSNLGFDFKNKNVFTEPFSIKNTVENTVDEEWEMPWGEQRLVKNHYNQLKVEIENSSKQKLNLYFRAYDDGIAFRYEIPQQDGLKSLIIKDENTEFQLTGNHTAWWIPGDWDIYEHLYSTSKLSEINAKSYANDDNLAQTHIPENAVNTPVTMRMEDGTHLSFHEANLTDYAGMTLKVDTTTYKLTSELVGSDRTNYKVYRNLPIQTPWRTIQIADEAKDLIDSRLIVNLNEPNKLGDVNWFTPQKYVGIWWEMHVGKATWDYGMTMNKNGQWVDTGQAHGKHGATTENTKRYIDFVAKNNIKGVLIEGWNTGWERWIGFQDREGVFDFVTPYPDYDIQELSDYAKSKGVELIMHHETSARPRTYEKQLDKAFQLMNDMGMHTVKTGYVGKIIPKGEYHHGQWMVNHYRKVVETATKYKVAINAHEPIKATGIRRTYPNAVSREGLRGQEFNAWASDGGNPPEHLPIVAFTRMLAGPIDFTPGIFDIKLPTKPDNQINTTLAQQLALYVVIYSPIQMVADLPENYKNQPAFQFIRDVGVDWEQSITLNGEVGDYVTIARQERETGNWFVGGITDENAREITINFDFLEDGKTYKATFYQDAESAHYKNNPTAISIKSAEINKGMTKTIQLKEGGGFAISLIQKGISD
- a CDS encoding GNAT family N-acetyltransferase; its protein translation is MNTEIYQVDVQSIIPIRHQVLRKGKPLSTCHFQGDNLSDTFHFATYFNDEIAGCVSLMLKSNTKIEDDQSYQLRGMAVLENHQNKEIGKHLLKHSEQFLGSKGIKTIWCNVRIKAKPFYSKNGYKTIGKTFEIPDVGPHILMYKALVDA
- a CDS encoding DUF3810 domain-containing protein, which translates into the protein MGFKHQLFKHIKTFSKLTIWQKSRLVWSIFLPVQLFLIYSIKPYPEAIEMYYSNGIYISISTFFQHLFSHLPFSFGDIFYIILIAFIIKYLVGVFKRKFKLKKSDFYKIVSFISIIYFWFHISWGLNYYRLPLHKQLGVKSDYNTEELISFTEKLLVKANAIHHKLVANDTLPVHFEQSENEYEKMAFENFKRTQFQDQYVEVRSIKPSLLSLPLSYMGFGGYLNPFTHEAQYNDRVPKYKFPTLIAHEMGHQLGYAKENEYNFVSCYVNMHSTNEKIRYAGFTYALKFCLNEVYWRSPEDFERLKAEVNPGILKNYKETQIFWESFKNPLEPVFKNVYGNFLKVNNQPQGIQSYNYVVALLVNYFSKNSLP
- a CDS encoding RidA family protein, giving the protein MIGKVIKGKAKPRGKFPHVKRVGDFIYVSGTSSRRPDNTFEGVEVDEMGTTNLDIKKQTRAVLQNIDDILQEEGASLKDVVDITSFLVNMNDFKGYNEVYAQFFDYENGPTRTTVAVHQLPHPHLLIEIKAIAYKK
- a CDS encoding M15 family metallopeptidase; its protein translation is MRRIDFIKLNVLAGFGWSVLPIQDLIKNPSQAFLTGKHNPYLNTSKIMHKTAYQPFVEMHEAALKEGIDIQIASGFRSFNRQLQIWNKKYKQYQKQNLSDKDIIKQIITYSTIPGTSRHHWGTDIDIVDANVEKPNGDLLLDQNYHGNGVYCKLHEWMQTHAHKFGFYLVYTNNYHRTGFKYEPWHYSYKPLSKDYLKAYLKLNPNNLFVDIDIQGKAFLDKNCLMSYFETHLQGINPLLLP
- a CDS encoding DUF2490 domain-containing protein; the encoded protein is MLKPIGVCLFFVLFSFKLSAQQKNVETQNLLWTRYLLNFHVSEKWTPFFDVEERMYMFPFRQHHFLPSIGANYKLSDNVSFTVAMMYFELTLPQNPNADFTESQQELRPQVAVNYRHKLDSKFSFLSRLKLEWRYKKPPDDSSYNFTNYRLRMRLGLAYNINEKFTANLLEEIHINIGDKIVRNVFDQNRLSAGLNYKINDKFQIETGYMNWFQQKSTGDDFYSRNIVYFTLRHNLKFY
- a CDS encoding thioredoxin family protein, which encodes MSLTPSNIVELGTKAPGFSLLNVKNNQIVSLSEIRGKHGTVVMFLCNHCPYVKHVNEELVRLANDYKVTGFGFVAISSNDVEKYPEDHPDKMAELAETEKYPFPYLYDETQEVAKAYNAACTPDFYVFDENLELFYHGQLDDSRPKNGFPLTGRSLREALDALLNNREAPKVQKPSMGCNIKWKLDNYEN
- a CDS encoding ClpP family protease translates to MTKKTAKVQDLIDMKFLETRKVFLNGQVDGKSAKYIIDRLMYLDLESHDPIQLFINSPGGFVTDGFAIYDTIKSLKSPVHTICSGLATSMGSILLSVGEKGHRYIQPHAKVMIHQPLGGAQGQASNIEIQAKEILKTKELSAKILAENCGQSFDKVMKDFSRDYWMDAQESLDYGIVDQVMK
- a CDS encoding TrkA family potassium uptake protein, which gives rise to MKSLRFKIILAMALMIIILLAGVIGFKNVMDLSWIDAFYMTAITITTVGYREVVLPNDDAKVFIIILILSSVIILGFVVSVATEYFISFSSLSDLQLKRKLKKIKKMENHTIVCGFGRNGQQAAQKLMEYQDAFLVIDKNLDLLEQSGLKSEQFLVGNANEDEVLISAGIEKAANLITALPNDAENLFIVLSARQLNKDLRIISRASEETSYRKLKLAGADNVILPDKIGGQHMASLIVSPDLLEFWDNLSYGDSKSVNLEQVSYEQLFSHGKSCTILELDLRQRTGCTIIGFKSSDGEYIVNPNPNIKLTPNSKIIVIGNASQIKRLQEIYSI
- a CDS encoding PspC domain-containing protein produces the protein MNNQPYIHRLRFFLERRGFYVSSRLADRLGMKAKSVRLFFIYASFATFGFGFVLYLTLAFWLKLKDLVYTKRSSVFDL
- the galE gene encoding UDP-glucose 4-epimerase GalE; the protein is MKILVTGGLGFIASHTVVALLEKNYEVVIIDNLSNTSLDVLEGITRITGKNPDFYQIDIRNKSDLSQFFNERPDIKGIIHFAAFKAVGESVEKPLDYYENNVAALVYLLKESCKINQPKFIFSSSCTVYDQAKTLPITENAPVQKANSPYGNTKQIGEEIILDYINSGADLQAISLRYFNPIGAHPTALIGELPIGVPQNLVPFVTQTAAGKREVLSVFGNDYPTEDGTCIRDYIHVMDLAEIHVIALEKLLDQNHAKSYDVFNVGTGKGNSVLDVIKTFEKVNNLKLNYKIANRRPGDVTTAYADTDKVEKELGWKAKRSMADALKDAWQWEKKQQ